From the Patagioenas fasciata isolate bPatFas1 chromosome Z, bPatFas1.hap1, whole genome shotgun sequence genome, one window contains:
- the TTC39B gene encoding tetratricopeptide repeat protein 39B isoform X2 → MLDSFMSSSTSSPRYIRASKMDLKCALEECSMALNLFLNNKFSEALELLRPWSKDSMYHALGYSTILVMQAAMTFEQQDIQMGISTMKEALQTCQRFRKRSTVVESLSNLVSKQSVDQLSEEEMHAEICYAECLLQKAALTFVQDENMINFIKGGLKIRTSYQIYKECHQVLQMTQGNKSKIETYYQFEGGVKLGIGAFNLMLSLLPGRIIRLLEFIGFSGNRELGLCQLQEGASGSSLRAILCTFTLLVYHTYVSLILGTGETNLQEADSLLEPYLQKFPNGSIILFYAARIDILKGNFEKAQLKFQECIAAQQEWKQIHHLCYWELMWCYTFQQNWLQAYRYADLLSKESRWSKAIYVFQKAAILCMLSEDDLKRTDEDIVSLFRQVDGLKQRIAGKSIPTEKFAVRKARRYGSSPPVKLILPALEMMYVWNGFAIVGKRADLTENLLITIEKEETALQNETDHNEYYMDDVCMLQLLKGLCLKHLGRLLQAELCFSKVVQSEKQIKYDSYLVPFTLYELGLLYKQQDEREKAIRYIEIAKKNYKEYSMESRLHFRIHAALDSLKVSPASTP, encoded by the exons gGCATCCAAAATGGATCTCAAGTGTGCTCTGGAAGAATGTTCAATGGCACTGAACTTATTTCTGAACAATAAATTCTCTGAAGCGCTGGAACTACTTCGTCCATG GTCTAAAGATAGTATGTACCATGCCCTTGGGTACAGCACTATTTTAGTTATGCAAGCAGCTATGACATTTGAACAGCAGGATATACAAATGGGAATTTCTACAATGAAAGAAGCTTTGCAAACCTGCCAGAG ATTCAGGAAAAGAAGCACAGTGGTGGAATCCTTGTCTAATCTGGTTTCTAAACAGTCAGTGGATCAGTTGAGTGAAG AGGAAATGCATGCCGAAATCTGTTACGCTGAATGCTTACTGCAGAAAGCAGCTCTCACCTTTGTACAG gatgaaaataTGATCAACTTTATCAAAGGTGGCCTCAAAATTAGAACAAGTTACCAAATATACAA AGAATGTCATCAGGTGCTACAGATGACTCAGGGGAACAAAAGCAAAATTGAAACTTATTACCAGTTTGAAGGGGGAGTAAAACTTGGAATCGGAGCATTCAACTTG ATGCTGTCACTTTTACCAGGAAGGATCATCCGACTTTTAGAATTTATTGGATTTTCTGGCAATAGG GAGTTGGGCCTCTGTCAACTACAGGAAGGCGCATCTGGCAGCAGTTTGAGGGCCATTCTGTGTACTTTCACCCTGTTGGTTTATCATACTTACGTCTCCTTAATCCTTG GTACGGGGGAAACAAACCTTCAGGAAGCAGACAGTCTCCTTGAACCCTACCTCCAGAAATTTCCAAAT GGTTCAATTATTCTGTTTTATGCTGCCAGAATAGATATACTGAAAGGAAATTTTGAAAAG GCCCAGTTGAAGTTCCAAGAATGCATAGCAGCCCAGCAAGAGTGGAAACAGATTCATCATCTCTGTTACTGGGAGCTGATGTGGTGCTACACTTTCCAGCAGAACTGGCTTCAAGCATATCGGTATGCAGACCTGCTCAGCAAAGAGAGCAGGTGGTCTAAG GCAATATATGTATTCCAGAAGGCAGCAATTCTATGTATGCTTTCAGAGGATGATTTGAAAAGAACTGATGAGGACATTGTATCTTTATTCAG ACAAGTGGATGGTCTAAAACAGAGAATTGCAGGAAAATCTATCCCGACTGAGAAGTTTGCAGTAAGGAAAGCTCGACGCTATGGAAGTTCTCCACCAGTGAAGCTGATATTACCTGCCTTG gaaaTGATGTATGTTTGGAATGGCTTTGCAATTGTGGGCAAAAGAGCAGACCTCACTGAAAACTTACTGATAACAattgaaaaagaagaaactgcTCTTCAAAATGAAACTG ATCACAATGAATACTATATGGATGATGTGTGCATGTTGCAGTTACTGAAGGGCCTCTGCCTGAAACACTTGGGAAGACTCCTGCAAGCTGAACTGTGTTTCAGTAAAGTAGTTCAAAG tgAGAAGCAAATCAAATATGATAGTTATTTGGTGCCGTTCACCCTCTATGAGTTGGGTCTTCTGTACAAACAACAGgatgagagagaaaaagcaataaGATATATAGAAATTGCAAA AAAAAACTACAAAGAATACTCTATGGAGTCCAGGTTGCACTTCAGGATTCATGCAGCACTTGACAGCTTGAAGGTGTCGCCTGCTTCAACACCTTGA
- the TTC39B gene encoding tetratricopeptide repeat protein 39B isoform X1, whose amino-acid sequence MASVGNGTEESGGGEEENFEDAFENIPVASKMDLKCALEECSMALNLFLNNKFSEALELLRPWSKDSMYHALGYSTILVMQAAMTFEQQDIQMGISTMKEALQTCQRFRKRSTVVESLSNLVSKQSVDQLSEEEMHAEICYAECLLQKAALTFVQDENMINFIKGGLKIRTSYQIYKECHQVLQMTQGNKSKIETYYQFEGGVKLGIGAFNLMLSLLPGRIIRLLEFIGFSGNRELGLCQLQEGASGSSLRAILCTFTLLVYHTYVSLILGTGETNLQEADSLLEPYLQKFPNGSIILFYAARIDILKGNFEKAQLKFQECIAAQQEWKQIHHLCYWELMWCYTFQQNWLQAYRYADLLSKESRWSKAIYVFQKAAILCMLSEDDLKRTDEDIVSLFRQVDGLKQRIAGKSIPTEKFAVRKARRYGSSPPVKLILPALEMMYVWNGFAIVGKRADLTENLLITIEKEETALQNETDHNEYYMDDVCMLQLLKGLCLKHLGRLLQAELCFSKVVQSEKQIKYDSYLVPFTLYELGLLYKQQDEREKAIRYIEIAKKNYKEYSMESRLHFRIHAALDSLKVSPASTP is encoded by the exons gGCATCCAAAATGGATCTCAAGTGTGCTCTGGAAGAATGTTCAATGGCACTGAACTTATTTCTGAACAATAAATTCTCTGAAGCGCTGGAACTACTTCGTCCATG GTCTAAAGATAGTATGTACCATGCCCTTGGGTACAGCACTATTTTAGTTATGCAAGCAGCTATGACATTTGAACAGCAGGATATACAAATGGGAATTTCTACAATGAAAGAAGCTTTGCAAACCTGCCAGAG ATTCAGGAAAAGAAGCACAGTGGTGGAATCCTTGTCTAATCTGGTTTCTAAACAGTCAGTGGATCAGTTGAGTGAAG AGGAAATGCATGCCGAAATCTGTTACGCTGAATGCTTACTGCAGAAAGCAGCTCTCACCTTTGTACAG gatgaaaataTGATCAACTTTATCAAAGGTGGCCTCAAAATTAGAACAAGTTACCAAATATACAA AGAATGTCATCAGGTGCTACAGATGACTCAGGGGAACAAAAGCAAAATTGAAACTTATTACCAGTTTGAAGGGGGAGTAAAACTTGGAATCGGAGCATTCAACTTG ATGCTGTCACTTTTACCAGGAAGGATCATCCGACTTTTAGAATTTATTGGATTTTCTGGCAATAGG GAGTTGGGCCTCTGTCAACTACAGGAAGGCGCATCTGGCAGCAGTTTGAGGGCCATTCTGTGTACTTTCACCCTGTTGGTTTATCATACTTACGTCTCCTTAATCCTTG GTACGGGGGAAACAAACCTTCAGGAAGCAGACAGTCTCCTTGAACCCTACCTCCAGAAATTTCCAAAT GGTTCAATTATTCTGTTTTATGCTGCCAGAATAGATATACTGAAAGGAAATTTTGAAAAG GCCCAGTTGAAGTTCCAAGAATGCATAGCAGCCCAGCAAGAGTGGAAACAGATTCATCATCTCTGTTACTGGGAGCTGATGTGGTGCTACACTTTCCAGCAGAACTGGCTTCAAGCATATCGGTATGCAGACCTGCTCAGCAAAGAGAGCAGGTGGTCTAAG GCAATATATGTATTCCAGAAGGCAGCAATTCTATGTATGCTTTCAGAGGATGATTTGAAAAGAACTGATGAGGACATTGTATCTTTATTCAG ACAAGTGGATGGTCTAAAACAGAGAATTGCAGGAAAATCTATCCCGACTGAGAAGTTTGCAGTAAGGAAAGCTCGACGCTATGGAAGTTCTCCACCAGTGAAGCTGATATTACCTGCCTTG gaaaTGATGTATGTTTGGAATGGCTTTGCAATTGTGGGCAAAAGAGCAGACCTCACTGAAAACTTACTGATAACAattgaaaaagaagaaactgcTCTTCAAAATGAAACTG ATCACAATGAATACTATATGGATGATGTGTGCATGTTGCAGTTACTGAAGGGCCTCTGCCTGAAACACTTGGGAAGACTCCTGCAAGCTGAACTGTGTTTCAGTAAAGTAGTTCAAAG tgAGAAGCAAATCAAATATGATAGTTATTTGGTGCCGTTCACCCTCTATGAGTTGGGTCTTCTGTACAAACAACAGgatgagagagaaaaagcaataaGATATATAGAAATTGCAAA AAAAAACTACAAAGAATACTCTATGGAGTCCAGGTTGCACTTCAGGATTCATGCAGCACTTGACAGCTTGAAGGTGTCGCCTGCTTCAACACCTTGA
- the TTC39B gene encoding tetratricopeptide repeat protein 39B isoform X3, giving the protein MDLKCALEECSMALNLFLNNKFSEALELLRPWSKDSMYHALGYSTILVMQAAMTFEQQDIQMGISTMKEALQTCQRFRKRSTVVESLSNLVSKQSVDQLSEEEMHAEICYAECLLQKAALTFVQDENMINFIKGGLKIRTSYQIYKECHQVLQMTQGNKSKIETYYQFEGGVKLGIGAFNLMLSLLPGRIIRLLEFIGFSGNRELGLCQLQEGASGSSLRAILCTFTLLVYHTYVSLILGTGETNLQEADSLLEPYLQKFPNGSIILFYAARIDILKGNFEKAQLKFQECIAAQQEWKQIHHLCYWELMWCYTFQQNWLQAYRYADLLSKESRWSKAIYVFQKAAILCMLSEDDLKRTDEDIVSLFRQVDGLKQRIAGKSIPTEKFAVRKARRYGSSPPVKLILPALEMMYVWNGFAIVGKRADLTENLLITIEKEETALQNETDHNEYYMDDVCMLQLLKGLCLKHLGRLLQAELCFSKVVQSEKQIKYDSYLVPFTLYELGLLYKQQDEREKAIRYIEIAKKNYKEYSMESRLHFRIHAALDSLKVSPASTP; this is encoded by the exons ATGGATCTCAAGTGTGCTCTGGAAGAATGTTCAATGGCACTGAACTTATTTCTGAACAATAAATTCTCTGAAGCGCTGGAACTACTTCGTCCATG GTCTAAAGATAGTATGTACCATGCCCTTGGGTACAGCACTATTTTAGTTATGCAAGCAGCTATGACATTTGAACAGCAGGATATACAAATGGGAATTTCTACAATGAAAGAAGCTTTGCAAACCTGCCAGAG ATTCAGGAAAAGAAGCACAGTGGTGGAATCCTTGTCTAATCTGGTTTCTAAACAGTCAGTGGATCAGTTGAGTGAAG AGGAAATGCATGCCGAAATCTGTTACGCTGAATGCTTACTGCAGAAAGCAGCTCTCACCTTTGTACAG gatgaaaataTGATCAACTTTATCAAAGGTGGCCTCAAAATTAGAACAAGTTACCAAATATACAA AGAATGTCATCAGGTGCTACAGATGACTCAGGGGAACAAAAGCAAAATTGAAACTTATTACCAGTTTGAAGGGGGAGTAAAACTTGGAATCGGAGCATTCAACTTG ATGCTGTCACTTTTACCAGGAAGGATCATCCGACTTTTAGAATTTATTGGATTTTCTGGCAATAGG GAGTTGGGCCTCTGTCAACTACAGGAAGGCGCATCTGGCAGCAGTTTGAGGGCCATTCTGTGTACTTTCACCCTGTTGGTTTATCATACTTACGTCTCCTTAATCCTTG GTACGGGGGAAACAAACCTTCAGGAAGCAGACAGTCTCCTTGAACCCTACCTCCAGAAATTTCCAAAT GGTTCAATTATTCTGTTTTATGCTGCCAGAATAGATATACTGAAAGGAAATTTTGAAAAG GCCCAGTTGAAGTTCCAAGAATGCATAGCAGCCCAGCAAGAGTGGAAACAGATTCATCATCTCTGTTACTGGGAGCTGATGTGGTGCTACACTTTCCAGCAGAACTGGCTTCAAGCATATCGGTATGCAGACCTGCTCAGCAAAGAGAGCAGGTGGTCTAAG GCAATATATGTATTCCAGAAGGCAGCAATTCTATGTATGCTTTCAGAGGATGATTTGAAAAGAACTGATGAGGACATTGTATCTTTATTCAG ACAAGTGGATGGTCTAAAACAGAGAATTGCAGGAAAATCTATCCCGACTGAGAAGTTTGCAGTAAGGAAAGCTCGACGCTATGGAAGTTCTCCACCAGTGAAGCTGATATTACCTGCCTTG gaaaTGATGTATGTTTGGAATGGCTTTGCAATTGTGGGCAAAAGAGCAGACCTCACTGAAAACTTACTGATAACAattgaaaaagaagaaactgcTCTTCAAAATGAAACTG ATCACAATGAATACTATATGGATGATGTGTGCATGTTGCAGTTACTGAAGGGCCTCTGCCTGAAACACTTGGGAAGACTCCTGCAAGCTGAACTGTGTTTCAGTAAAGTAGTTCAAAG tgAGAAGCAAATCAAATATGATAGTTATTTGGTGCCGTTCACCCTCTATGAGTTGGGTCTTCTGTACAAACAACAGgatgagagagaaaaagcaataaGATATATAGAAATTGCAAA AAAAAACTACAAAGAATACTCTATGGAGTCCAGGTTGCACTTCAGGATTCATGCAGCACTTGACAGCTTGAAGGTGTCGCCTGCTTCAACACCTTGA